Proteins from one Plasmodium relictum strain SGS1 genome assembly, chromosome: 10 genomic window:
- a CDS encoding anaphase promoting complex subunit, putative, with the protein MTESCLSYFHFLIIALHLSKKYNLKFQRRLYQDLIDTYCYKKKLNIKKFILDNKFYLYYEDLNYLYKYTKEICKKGNSENLIKYAYIYCCYKLRKENSKVIVLMILDHDFIIYNCNNNLYENYKKKDLKIYENNFYDVKSLPGYSAAYYLLGKLYEQEAKKEFINEIKKKKLIDISFYCYYLCYKTCPFLICSFKKLLLIYNNFYSSKYTEEIKKISKFYNFRIHIYGKWKYGSIKKQELHEQIRNSDFDNSVLELIELEDQINNTNIKNCEFIFSLIEEDKINNFFLNWIQILKDSNVPINSKSKFISKEAIYDISTVGKFYFYLYSNNIKKSLFLLDKWENKPIFSIIVFYFKGLCYFLLRNYRKSAFFFEKIHDIECYFTKHLPILSTCYWHLKQLNKIEYILISYPKKEINEYFVCLIGNYFSLKNNKELSAYFFRKAMKLNTLYEYAYILYSCEMKNLGKIRKAVIALSRCLQINPCNYKAHLLLSIILFQYGDVELANIHLSLSLKLNIEDPIICIYSALLYDHNEKYETALLCLEQAQKNFYEGLDLYILQGIIFLKMKRNLDALNSFLRAQKIYPNCNYINTFIALALALEKKFEKSKKLVKEIVIQNSNHINRRLLEDINDCCTLKKIPNIYLLNKVEFFYK; encoded by the coding sequence atgacaGAAAGCTGTTTATCTTATTTCCATTTCTTAATAATAGCTCTTCATTtgtcaaaaaaatataatctaAAATTTCAAAGAAGGTTGTATCAAGACCTTATAGACACTTATtgctataaaaaaaaattaaatataaaaaaatttatacttGATAATAAGTTTTACTTATACTATGAAgacttaaattatttatataaatatacaaaagaaatatgtaaaaaaggTAATAgtgaaaatttaataaaatatgcatatatttaCTGTTGCTATAAACTTAGAAAAGAAAACAGCAAAGTAATTGTTTTAATGATTCTAGATCatgattttataatatataactGCAATAATAATCTctatgaaaattataaaaaaaaagatttgaaaatttatgaaaataactTTTATGATGTTAAATCATTGCCAGGTTATAGTGCTGCATATTACTTATTAGGAAAATTATATGAACAGGAAgctaaaaaagaatttattaatgaaataaaaaaaaaaaaattaatagataTATCATTCTATTGCtattatttatgttataAAACATGcccttttttaatatgttcttttaaaaaattattacttaTATATAACAACTTTTATTCAAGTAAATATacagaagaaataaaaaaaatttcaaaattttataactttAGAATACATATTTACGGGAAATGGAAATATGGATCAATTAAAAAGCAAGAATTACATGAGCAAATAAGGAATAGTGACTTTGATAATAGCGTATTAGAATTAATAGAATTAGAAGATCAAATAAATAacacaaatataaaaaattgtgaGTTTATATTCTCATTAATAGAAGAagacaaaataaataatttttttttaaattggaTACAGATTTTAAAAGATTCAAATGTCCCAATAAATAGTAAAAGtaaatttatttcaaaaGAGGCGATATATGATATATCAACAGTaggaaaattttatttttatctatacTCAAATAATATTAAGAAATCATTATTCTTATTAGATAAGTGGGAAAATAAGCCAATTTTTAgtattattgttttttattttaaggGATTATGCTATTTTTTACTTAGAAATTACAGAAAAtctgcatttttttttgagaaaaTTCATGATATTGAATGCTATTTCACAAAGCACTTGCCAATTTTATCCACTTGTTATTGGCACTTGAAGCagttaaataaaatagaatatattttaataagcTATCCAAAGAAAGAAATCAATGAATATTTTGTGTGCCTCATAGGAAATTATTTTTcgttaaaaaataacaaagaaTTATCtgcttatttttttagaaaagcAATGAAGTTAAATACTTTATATGAATATGCATACATTCTTTATTCATgcgaaatgaaaaatttaggaaaaataagaaaagcAGTAATAGCATTATCAAGATGTCTTCAAATAAATCCCTGTAATTACAAGGCACATTTATTATTAagtattatattatttcaatATGGAGATGTTGAATTAGCAAATATACATTTAAGCTTATCtctcaaattaaatattgaaGATCCtattatatgcatatattcCGCATTACTATATGAtcataatgaaaaatatgaaacAGCTTTACTTTGTCTAGAACAAgctcaaaaaaatttttatgaagGCCTTGATTTGTATATCCTACAAGgaatcatatttttaaagatgAAAAGAAATTTAGATGCTTTAAATAGTTTTCTGAGAGCACAAAAAATTTATCCCAAttgtaattatattaatacatTTATAGCCTTAGCATTAgctttagaaaaaaaatttgaaaaatctaaaaaattagtaaaagAAATAGTTATTCAAAATTCAAATCATATAAATAGAAGGTTATTAGAAGACATTAATGATTGCtgtactttaaaaaaaattccaaaTATATACCTATTAAATAAAgtagaatttttttataaataa
- the CAF1 gene encoding chromosome assembly factor 1, putative — protein MPNVYLPQILWHSKDNKRSDRIYSIDIQPYPNYYSVKKLRKKYESFKKFLKEKEKYDLSCSEKNEEKKNINIPSNNINSLKVDNDIDYINNNCINNDKENITNANTISNDSLVTLKNNKSVNELIKDDYNKETNLVSENNVHSIANKKKGIKFNIATCGADEFVHLWRVYIKEDLSIKCLSRFIGHNGEINCVRFNKNGRYLASGGEDKFLYIWEKSKKPRNIPLGYDMSFLDYKEWWTRVGSYRCSGVINSIIWSNNDTLYIGNEDNNINIIDFVKNTNCKIKVLEGHTGMIQGISIDANNEFLASLSADQTLKIWKKKIDGKSWKLENSIKNIKRDELEKRNAGYISDEEYEDNEKYIEKNENNIYRKEGIKEIEKSQNENDELLEQETQEKKKNWNDEEQEKQKKEEQQNDQEKQGENEGTGVQEQEQEEEEEEEKKLKRCLFSSEEMLPSFFRRIDFSPNGEFLVAPSGIQFEQVEKVDEKNIKPEENTKPNYQIKAYSCFYIYHKNLFIKYNIPFFTIFSQTSHFLVAKFNYNTFKLRTHQNILNKCYKHLLNSEDDINREIHSNKKRKIFDETMFFNELKNNENIIKLNYEKTMLFNDTDIQDDVSQNVSSTITDSDIEYNYEKHSYGLSPKEYILSNNLDEFVEIENKGSNNFCENYDEKEEKKEKEEENEEEDEEEEEEEEEDEDEDEDEAEEEDDDEDEENEKKENEKKNEEKEEEKRKNEKGNEEEKHDSKNMCNKNEIEIKNREKLNTDEHKLKNEIKKEDTVKTKNYLNNNHNDNNYYEEKANNIDIPCEIKDKKEERFIYTLGTFDGSVYFYDSEILDTPISIVKNMHLCPITDISWNNLGNICACSSSDGYVSFYYFDKNELGNIKSYKNYYFDKKCNDLIFDQDYFENIFYDEVEFLNKNGSNDYTSSEDDYDEDELSLNKEETKVKRFNLIVGNAANFVLEQNTKK, from the coding sequence atgccAAATGTATATTTACCTCAAATTTTATGGCATAGTAAAGATAACAAAAGAAGCGATAGAATTTACTCAATAGATATACAACCATACCCAAATTATTACAGTGTAAAAAAATTACGTAAGAAATAtgaatcttttaaaaaatttttaaaagaaaaagaaaaatatgatttGAGTTGttctgaaaaaaatgaagaaaaaaaaaatattaatataccttctaataatataaattcattaaaagTAGATAATGATATAGATtacattaataataattgtattaataatgataagGAAAACATCACAAATGCGAATACAATTAGCAATGATTCGTTAGTTActttaaagaataataaaagtgtaaatgaattaataaaagatgattataataaagaaacTAATTTAGTAAGTGAAAATAATGTTCATAGTATagctaataaaaaaaaagggataaaatttaatatagcAACATGTGGTGCGGATGAATTTGTACACTTATGGAGAGTTTATATAAAGGAAGATTTATCAATAAAATGTTTAAGTAGATTTATAGGACATAATGGAGAAATAAACTGTGTtcgttttaataaaaatggtaGATATTTAGCTAGTGGTGGTgaagataaatttttatatatatgggaaaaaagtaaaaaaccTAGAAACATTCCTTTAGGTTATGACATGAGTTTTTTAGATTATAAAGAATGGTGGACAAGAGTAGGATCATATAGATGTAGTGGAGTCATAAACAGCATCATATGGTCAAATAATGATACTTTATATATAGGaaatgaagataataatatCAACATTATTGATTTTGTTAAAAATACTAATTGcaaaataaaagttttagAGGGTCATACAGGAATGATTCAAGGTATATCAATAGATGCcaataatgaatttttagCTTCTTTAAGTGCTGATCAAACACTTAAaatttggaaaaaaaaaatagatggCAAGTCTTGGAAACTTGAAAACTCcatcaaaaatataaaaagagatGAACTTGAAAAACGAAATGCAGGTTATATTTCAGATGAAGAATATGAAGacaatgaaaaatatatcgaaaaaaatgagaataatatttatagaaaagaggggataaaagaaatagaaaaatcaCAAAATGAAAACGATGAATTATTAGAACAAGAAacacaagaaaaaaaaaagaattggAATGATGAAGAACAAGAGAAACAGAAAAAAGAAGAACAGCAAAATGATCAAGAAAAACAAGGAGAAAATGAAGGAACAGGAGTACAAGAACAGGAACAGgaggaagaagaagaagaagaaaaaaagttaaaaagaTGTTTGTTTTCAAGTGAAGAAATGTTACCATCTTTTTTCAGACGTATAGACTTTTCTCCAAACGGTGAATTTTTGGTTGCCCCTAGTGGTATTCAGTTTGAACAAGTTGAAAAAgttgatgaaaaaaatattaagccAGAGGAAAATACAAAACCTAATTATCAAATAAAAGCGTACAGctgtttttatatatatcataaaaatttgtttattaaatataatattccattttttacaattttttctCAAACAAGTCATTTTTTAGTAgcaaaatttaattataatacatTTAAATTAAGAACACATCAAAATATTCTTAATAAATGCTACAAGCATTTATTGAATAGTGAAGATGATATAAATCGAGAAATTcattctaataaaaaaagaaaaatatttgatgAAACAatgttttttaatgaattaaaaaataatgaaaatataataaaattaaattatgaaaaaactATGTTATTTAACGATACTGATATACAAGACGATGTAAGTCAAAATGTTAGTAGCACAATAACAGACAGCGATATAGAATATAACTACGAAAAACATTCATATGGGCTTTCTCCAAAAGAATATATCTTATCTAATAACTTAGATGAATTTGtagaaattgaaaataaaggTTCTAACAATTTTTGTGAAAATTatgatgaaaaagaagagaaaaaggaaaaagaggaagaaaatgaagaagaagatgaagaagaagaagaagaagaagaagaagatgaagatgaagatgaagatgaggctgaagaagaagatgacgatgaagatgaagaaaatgaaaaaaaagaaaatgaaaagaaaaatgaagaaaaagaagaagaaaaaagaaaaaatgaaaaaggaaATGAAGAGGAAAAACATGATTCAAAAAACATgtgtaataaaaatgaaatagaaataaaaaatagagaaaaattaaatacagATGAGCATAAACTAAAAAacgaaattaaaaaagaagatacaGTTAAAaccaaaaattatttaaataataatcataatgataataactattatgaagaaaaagCAAATAATATAGATATTCCATGCGAAATTAAAGATAAGAAAGAAGAAAggtttatatatacattaggAACTTTTGACGGTAGTGTGTATTTTTATGATAGTGAAATTCTAGATACACCAATTAGTATAGTAAAAAATATGCATTTATGTCCAATTACGGATATTTCTTGGAATAATTTGGGGAACATATGTGCTTGTTCTAGTTCAGACGGTTATGTTAGCTTTTACTATTtcgataaaaatgaattaggGAATAttaaatcatataaaaattattattttgataaaaaatgtaatgaTTTAATATTTGATCAAgattattttgaaaatattttctatGATGAAGtcgaatttttaaataaaaatggatCAAATGATTATACATCTAGTGAAGATGATTATGATGAAGATGAGTTATCTctaaataaagaagaaacaAAAGTTAAAAGATTTAATTTAATAGTAGGCAATGCTGCAAATTTTGTCTTAGAacaaaatacaaaaaaataa